One stretch of Pseudomonas sp. NC02 DNA includes these proteins:
- the thiI gene encoding tRNA uracil 4-sulfurtransferase ThiI encodes MKLIVKVFPEITIKSRPVRMRFIRQLAKNIRAVLRDLDPAVVVNGVWDNLELETRLTDPKALKDMTERLSCVPGIAHFLQVDEYPLGDFDDITEKCKQHYGDVLAGKVFSVRCKRAGKHPFSSMDVEKYVGSKLRRECGAAGISLKEPQIEVRMEIRDQRLFVIHSQHDSIGGYPLGALEQTLVLMSGGFDSTVAAYQIMRRGLMSHFCFFNLGGRAHELGVMEVAHYIWKKYGSSQRVLFVSVPFEEVLGEILGKVDNSHMGVVLKRMMLRAASRIADRLEIDALVTGEAISQVSSQTLPNLSLIDSVTEKLVLRPLIASHKQDIIDLATQIGTADFAKHMPEYCGVISVNPKTHAKRNRVEYEEQQFDMAVLERALENAKLVPIDRVIDELGQDLQIEEVSEALAGQIIIDIRHPDAAEDEPLEIAGIDVQTLPFYALNARFKELDDSRQYLLYCDKGVMSRLHAHHLLSEGHANVRVYRPS; translated from the coding sequence ATGAAATTAATCGTTAAAGTCTTCCCCGAGATCACCATCAAGAGCCGACCGGTACGGATGCGTTTCATCCGTCAATTGGCCAAGAACATCCGTGCCGTGCTCCGCGATCTGGACCCGGCTGTGGTGGTGAATGGTGTGTGGGACAATCTCGAGCTGGAAACCCGCCTCACAGACCCCAAGGCCCTGAAGGACATGACCGAGCGCCTGAGCTGCGTGCCGGGCATCGCGCATTTCCTGCAGGTCGACGAGTACCCGCTGGGCGACTTCGACGACATCACCGAAAAGTGCAAGCAGCACTACGGCGATGTGCTGGCAGGCAAGGTGTTTTCAGTGCGTTGCAAACGCGCCGGCAAGCACCCGTTCAGCTCCATGGATGTCGAGAAATACGTGGGCAGCAAGCTGCGTCGCGAGTGCGGCGCTGCCGGAATTTCCCTGAAAGAGCCGCAAATTGAAGTGCGGATGGAAATTCGCGACCAACGGTTGTTTGTGATCCACAGCCAGCACGACAGCATCGGCGGCTACCCGCTGGGTGCCCTGGAACAGACCCTGGTATTGATGTCCGGCGGTTTCGATTCCACTGTCGCGGCCTACCAGATCATGCGCCGCGGGCTGATGAGCCACTTCTGCTTCTTCAACCTGGGCGGGCGTGCACACGAATTGGGCGTGATGGAAGTCGCGCATTACATCTGGAAGAAGTACGGCAGCTCGCAACGGGTGCTGTTTGTCAGCGTACCGTTCGAGGAAGTCCTGGGAGAAATTCTCGGGAAAGTCGATAACAGTCATATGGGCGTAGTATTGAAGCGTATGATGTTACGCGCTGCGTCCCGAATCGCGGATCGGCTGGAAATCGACGCACTGGTCACCGGTGAAGCGATTTCCCAGGTGTCCAGCCAGACCCTGCCGAACCTTTCGTTGATCGACTCTGTGACCGAGAAGCTGGTACTGCGCCCGCTGATCGCCAGTCACAAGCAAGACATCATCGACCTGGCGACCCAGATCGGCACGGCGGATTTCGCCAAGCACATGCCGGAATATTGCGGGGTCATCTCGGTGAACCCCAAGACCCACGCCAAGCGCAACCGCGTGGAGTACGAAGAACAACAGTTCGATATGGCGGTGCTCGAGCGTGCGCTTGAGAACGCCAAGCTGGTGCCGATCGATCGGGTTATCGACGAATTGGGCCAGGATTTGCAGATCGAAGAAGTCAGCGAGGCTCTGGCCGGTCAGATCATCATCGACATCCGTCACCCGGATGCCGCTGAAGACGAGCCGCTGGAAATTGCTGGCATCGACGTACAAACGCTGCCGTTCTATGCATTGAATGCGCGTTTCAAGGAACTGGATGACAGCCGTCAGTACCTGTTGTATTGCGACAAAGGCGTGATGAGTCGCCTGCATGCCCACCATTTGCTCAGTGAGGGGCATGCCAATGTGCGCGTTTATCGACCGAGCTAA
- the typA gene encoding translational GTPase TypA: MIENLRNIAIIAHVDHGKTTLVDKLLRQSGTLERNELNDERVMDSNDQEKERGITILAKNTAINWNGYHINIVDTPGHADFGGEVERVMSMVDSVLLLVDAQDGPMPQTRFVTKKAFEAGLRPIVCINKVDRPGARPDWVLDQIFDLFDNLGATEEQLDFKVVYASALNGIAGLEHTDMAEDMTPLYQSIVDNVPAPKVDREGPFQMQISALDYNSFLGVIGVGRIARGSVKPNTPVVAIGADGKKRNGRILKLMGHHGLHRIDVEEAFAGDIVCVSGMDSLFISDTLCQPDNVEAMKPLTVDEPTVSMTFQVNDSPFCGKEGKFVTSRNIKERLDKELLYNVALRVEEGDSADKFKVSGRGELHLSVLIETMRREGFEMGVGRPEVIIRQVDGVKQEPFENVTIDTPEESQGKVMEEMGLRKGDLTNMVPDGKGRVRLEYNIPARGLIGFRNQFLTLTNGAGILTSIFDRYDTMKSGDMSGRQNGVLVSVETGKALTYSLETLQARGKLFVEHGQEIYNGQIVGLNSRDNDMGVNPTKGKKLDNMRASGKDETIALVPPVRFTLEQALEFIQDDELCEVTPKSIRLRKKILDEGERTRAAKKAKN; encoded by the coding sequence GTGATCGAAAATCTACGCAACATCGCCATCATTGCTCACGTTGACCATGGTAAGACCACCCTGGTAGACAAACTCTTGCGTCAATCCGGCACCCTGGAGCGCAACGAGCTCAACGACGAGCGCGTGATGGACTCCAACGACCAGGAGAAAGAGCGCGGTATTACCATTCTGGCGAAAAACACCGCCATCAACTGGAACGGCTACCACATCAACATCGTGGATACCCCGGGCCACGCCGACTTCGGCGGCGAAGTTGAACGCGTAATGTCGATGGTTGACTCCGTTCTGCTGCTGGTTGACGCTCAAGACGGCCCTATGCCGCAAACCCGTTTCGTGACCAAGAAGGCTTTCGAAGCCGGCCTGCGTCCGATCGTGTGCATCAACAAGGTTGACCGTCCAGGCGCGCGTCCGGACTGGGTTCTGGACCAGATCTTCGACCTGTTCGACAACCTGGGTGCCACCGAAGAACAGCTGGACTTCAAAGTCGTCTACGCCTCGGCCCTGAACGGCATTGCCGGTCTGGAACACACCGACATGGCTGAAGACATGACCCCGCTGTACCAGTCGATCGTCGACAACGTACCGGCTCCGAAAGTTGACCGTGAAGGCCCGTTCCAGATGCAAATCTCGGCACTGGACTACAACAGCTTCCTGGGTGTTATCGGTGTTGGCCGTATCGCTCGTGGTAGCGTCAAGCCGAACACTCCGGTGGTCGCCATCGGCGCCGACGGCAAGAAGCGCAACGGTCGTATCCTGAAGCTGATGGGTCACCACGGCCTGCACCGCATCGACGTTGAAGAAGCGTTTGCCGGTGACATCGTGTGTGTGAGCGGTATGGACTCGCTGTTCATCTCCGACACCCTGTGCCAGCCGGACAACGTCGAGGCGATGAAGCCTCTGACCGTTGACGAGCCAACCGTTTCCATGACCTTCCAGGTAAACGACTCGCCTTTCTGCGGTAAAGAAGGCAAGTTCGTGACTTCCCGTAACATCAAGGAACGTCTGGACAAAGAGCTGCTGTACAACGTTGCTCTGCGCGTTGAAGAAGGCGACTCGGCTGACAAGTTCAAGGTTTCCGGCCGTGGTGAGCTGCACCTCTCGGTACTGATCGAAACCATGCGTCGCGAAGGCTTCGAAATGGGCGTTGGTCGTCCTGAAGTGATCATCCGTCAGGTTGACGGCGTGAAGCAGGAACCGTTTGAAAACGTCACCATCGACACCCCTGAAGAATCCCAGGGCAAGGTCATGGAAGAGATGGGCCTGCGTAAGGGCGACCTGACCAACATGGTGCCGGATGGCAAAGGCCGTGTGCGTCTGGAATACAACATCCCTGCTCGTGGTCTGATTGGTTTCCGTAACCAGTTCCTGACCCTGACCAACGGTGCTGGCATCCTGACCTCGATCTTCGATCGCTACGACACCATGAAGTCCGGCGACATGTCCGGCCGTCAGAACGGTGTTCTGGTATCGGTAGAAACCGGCAAGGCGCTGACCTACTCCCTGGAAACCCTCCAGGCGCGTGGCAAGCTGTTCGTTGAACACGGTCAAGAGATCTACAACGGTCAGATCGTTGGCCTGAACAGCCGTGACAACGACATGGGCGTCAACCCAACCAAAGGCAAGAAGCTCGACAACATGCGTGCTTCGGGTAAAGACGAAACCATCGCTCTGGTTCCACCTGTTCGCTTCACCCTGGAACAGGCTCTGGAATTCATCCAGGACGACGAGCTGTGCGAAGTTACGCCTAAGTCGATCCGCCTGCGTAAGAAGATCCTGGACGAAGGCGAGCGTACCCGCGCTGCCAAGAAAGCCAAGAACTGA
- a CDS encoding YkgJ family cysteine cluster protein translates to MKPQLIAAAELDRLETWQKYSSHMCGGCVSSCCTLPVEVKIKDLIRIGIVDEFERGDPPKNIAKRLQKEGIVERFNAKSEIFTLQRMSNNDCLYLDRKSRFCTIYDKRPDTCRNHPKIGPRPGYCAYKPKEVVRETRFKTLDKF, encoded by the coding sequence ATGAAGCCTCAACTGATCGCCGCCGCGGAACTCGACCGTCTCGAGACCTGGCAGAAATACTCAAGCCATATGTGTGGCGGCTGTGTGTCGAGCTGCTGCACCCTGCCGGTTGAGGTGAAGATCAAGGACCTGATCCGCATCGGCATCGTCGATGAGTTCGAGCGTGGCGACCCGCCGAAGAACATCGCCAAGCGCTTGCAGAAGGAAGGCATCGTCGAGCGCTTCAACGCCAAATCCGAGATCTTCACCCTGCAGCGCATGAGCAACAACGATTGCCTGTACCTGGATCGTAAGAGCCGCTTCTGCACTATTTATGACAAGCGCCCGGATACTTGCCGCAATCACCCGAAAATCGGGCCGCGCCCGGGGTATTGCGCGTACAAGCCGAAGGAAGTGGTGCGCGAGACCAGGTTCAAGACCCTCGACAAGTTCTGA
- the glnA gene encoding glutamate--ammonia ligase, giving the protein MSKSVQLIKDHDVKWIDLRFTDTKGTQHHVTMPARDALDDAFFEEGKMFDGSSIAGWKGIEASDMILMPDDSTAVLDPFTEDPTLIIVCDVIEPSTMQGYDRDPRAIAKRAEEYLKSTGIGDTVFVGPEPEFFIFDSVKFKSDISGSMFKIFSEQGSWMSDQDVEGGNKGHRPGIKGGYFPVPPFDHDHEIRTSMCNAMEEMGLVIEVHHHEVATAGQNEIGVKFNTLVAKADEVQTLKYCVHNVADAYGRTATFMPKPLYGDNGSGMHVHLSIAKEGKNTFAGEGYAGLSDTALYFIGGIIKHGKALNGFTNPSTNSYKRLVPGFEAPVMLAYSARNRSASIRIPYVSSPRARRIEARFPDPAANPYLAFAALVMAGLDGIQNKIHPGDAADKNLYDLPPEEAKEIPQVCGSLKEALEELDKGRAFLTKGGVFSDDFIDAYIALKSEEEIKVRTFVHPLEYELYYSC; this is encoded by the coding sequence ATGTCGAAGTCGGTTCAACTCATCAAAGATCATGACGTCAAATGGATTGATCTGCGCTTCACGGACACCAAAGGCACTCAGCACCACGTGACCATGCCGGCTCGCGACGCGCTGGATGACGCCTTCTTCGAAGAAGGCAAAATGTTCGACGGCTCCTCCATTGCCGGCTGGAAAGGCATCGAAGCTTCCGACATGATCCTGATGCCGGACGACAGCACTGCCGTACTCGACCCGTTCACCGAAGACCCAACCTTGATCATCGTCTGCGACGTGATCGAGCCTTCGACCATGCAGGGCTACGACCGTGACCCACGTGCGATCGCCAAGCGTGCCGAGGAATACCTGAAGTCGACCGGTATCGGCGACACCGTATTCGTAGGCCCGGAACCAGAATTCTTCATCTTTGATTCGGTCAAGTTCAAGTCCGACATCTCTGGCTCCATGTTCAAGATCTTCTCCGAACAAGGTTCGTGGATGTCCGACCAGGACGTGGAAGGCGGCAACAAAGGCCACCGTCCAGGTATCAAAGGCGGCTACTTCCCGGTTCCTCCGTTCGACCACGACCACGAAATCCGTACCTCCATGTGCAACGCCATGGAAGAGATGGGCCTGGTCATCGAAGTTCACCACCACGAAGTGGCGACTGCCGGCCAGAACGAAATCGGCGTGAAGTTCAACACCCTGGTTGCCAAGGCTGACGAAGTTCAGACCCTGAAGTACTGCGTACACAACGTGGCTGATGCCTACGGCCGTACCGCTACCTTCATGCCTAAGCCTCTGTACGGCGATAACGGTTCGGGTATGCACGTTCACCTGTCCATCGCCAAAGAAGGCAAGAACACCTTCGCTGGCGAAGGTTATGCCGGCCTGTCCGACACTGCCCTGTACTTCATCGGCGGTATCATCAAGCACGGTAAGGCCCTGAACGGCTTCACCAACCCGTCGACCAACTCCTACAAGCGTCTGGTTCCAGGTTTCGAAGCTCCGGTAATGCTGGCCTACTCGGCTCGCAACCGCTCCGCCTCGATCCGTATTCCTTACGTGTCCAGCCCTCGCGCTCGCCGTATCGAAGCCCGTTTCCCGGATCCGGCAGCCAACCCGTACCTGGCCTTCGCTGCCCTGGTCATGGCCGGCCTGGACGGTATCCAGAACAAGATCCACCCTGGCGATGCCGCCGACAAAAACTTGTACGACCTGCCGCCTGAAGAGGCCAAAGAGATCCCACAAGTGTGCGGCAGCCTGAAAGAAGCCCTGGAAGAGCTGGACAAGGGCCGTGCGTTCCTGACCAAAGGCGGCGTGTTCAGCGACGACTTTATCGATGCCTACATCGCCCTGAAAAGCGAAGAAGAAATCAAGGTCCGCACCTTCGTACACCCACTGGAATACGAGCTGTACTACAGCTGCTGA
- a CDS encoding chorismate mutase, whose amino-acid sequence MKLKIGFILLAISANVFAAPPTLAPLLDSIAERLAIADQVALSKWDSHKPVEDRPREQDVIASVVAQAPSYKLAPAQAEQFFSAQIEANKLVQYAHLSDWQLQGKAPNDPRPDLVGQIRPKLDLLQKRLLQQLADFTPERTNPQCPQWLAQANHAPAKDALHQLAMIRATAELCLYKI is encoded by the coding sequence TTGAAACTCAAAATTGGGTTCATCTTGCTGGCCATCAGCGCCAATGTATTCGCAGCACCACCCACCCTCGCCCCGCTGCTCGACAGCATTGCCGAACGCCTGGCGATTGCCGACCAGGTGGCACTGAGCAAATGGGACAGCCACAAGCCCGTCGAAGACCGCCCACGGGAGCAGGACGTGATCGCCAGCGTCGTCGCCCAGGCGCCGAGCTACAAACTGGCACCGGCACAGGCCGAGCAGTTTTTCTCGGCCCAGATCGAGGCGAACAAACTGGTGCAGTACGCCCACCTTTCCGACTGGCAGCTGCAAGGCAAGGCGCCGAATGACCCACGCCCGGATCTGGTCGGCCAGATCCGCCCTAAACTGGACCTGCTGCAAAAACGCCTGCTGCAACAGCTGGCGGACTTCACCCCGGAGCGCACCAACCCGCAATGCCCGCAATGGCTGGCCCAGGCCAATCACGCACCTGCCAAAGACGCGCTGCACCAACTGGCAATGATCCGCGCCACCGCCGAGCTGTGCCTCTATAAAATCTAA
- a CDS encoding glycogen/starch/alpha-glucan phosphorylase yields the protein MSQEPLVREAEVAAFRDAVLTKLTYAVGKDPDHAFDHDWFEAIALAARDHMVDHWMDHTRHIYRKGQKRVYYLSLEFLIGRLLYDSLSNLGLLDVAREAMSELGVDMERIRLLEPDAALGNGGLGRLAACFMESMSTLGIAGHGYGIRYEHGLFRQAIVDGWQQEQTERWLDFGNPWEFERAEVIYPIGFGGGVETVLDASGKSIQVWSPNETVRAVAYDTPVVGWRGASVNTLRLWRARAVEDLHLERFNAGDHLGAVAEVARAESISRVLYPADSTEAGQELRLRQEYFFVSASLQDLLRRHKNMHGSVLSLGEHAAIQLNDTHPSIAVAELMRQLVDLHDIPWDAAWDVTVETLSYTNHTLLPEALETWPVGLMERMLPRHMQIIYLINAQHIDSLRAKGIHDFDVLRAVSLIEEDNGRRVRMGNLAFLGSHSVNGVSGLHTQLMRSTVFSELHKLYPDRINNKTNGITFRRWLYQANPKLTAMLVEALGPDVLDNPEQRLADLEPFAEKQAFRKAFAEQRLHSKRALADIIHERLGISVNPAAMFDVQVKRIHEYKRQLLNLMHTVALYQAIRAEPGTDWVPRVKIFAGKAAASYHQAKLIIKLTNDIARTVNNDPTVRGLLKVVFLPNYNVSLAESIIPAADLSEQISTAGFEASGTSNMKFGLNGALTIGTMDGANVEMHERVGADHMFIFGLSAQQVEARKHAGEFNAGPEIAASHRLNDVLQAIRGGVFSPDDPGRYAGLVDSLIDYDRFLVCADFDSYWDAQARVEAHWHDSKEWWRSAVLNTARMGWFSSDRTIREYATEIWKALD from the coding sequence ATGTCTCAGGAACCGCTTGTACGAGAAGCAGAGGTAGCCGCATTTCGCGATGCCGTCTTGACCAAACTTACCTATGCGGTGGGCAAGGACCCCGATCACGCCTTCGACCACGATTGGTTTGAAGCCATCGCACTGGCCGCCCGCGACCACATGGTCGACCACTGGATGGACCACACGCGGCACATCTACCGCAAGGGACAGAAGCGGGTCTATTACCTCTCGCTGGAATTCCTGATCGGCCGTCTGCTCTACGACAGCCTGAGCAACCTTGGCTTGCTGGACGTGGCCCGTGAGGCCATGAGCGAGTTGGGTGTGGACATGGAGCGCATTCGCCTGCTGGAGCCCGACGCGGCCCTGGGCAACGGTGGCCTTGGCCGCCTGGCGGCCTGCTTCATGGAAAGCATGTCGACCCTGGGCATCGCCGGCCATGGCTATGGCATTCGGTATGAGCACGGCCTGTTTCGCCAGGCGATTGTCGATGGCTGGCAGCAGGAGCAAACCGAACGCTGGCTGGATTTCGGCAACCCCTGGGAGTTCGAGCGCGCCGAAGTGATCTACCCGATCGGCTTTGGCGGTGGTGTGGAAACCGTGCTGGATGCGTCCGGCAAGTCGATCCAGGTCTGGTCGCCGAATGAAACCGTACGCGCGGTGGCGTATGACACCCCGGTCGTCGGCTGGCGCGGCGCCAGCGTCAACACCCTGCGCTTGTGGCGCGCCCGGGCCGTCGAAGACCTGCACCTGGAACGCTTCAACGCCGGTGACCACCTGGGCGCCGTCGCCGAAGTGGCCCGCGCCGAAAGCATCTCCCGAGTGCTTTACCCGGCCGACAGCACCGAAGCAGGGCAGGAGCTGCGCCTGCGCCAGGAGTACTTCTTCGTCTCCGCCTCGTTGCAGGATCTACTGCGTCGCCACAAGAATATGCACGGCTCGGTATTGAGCCTGGGCGAGCACGCGGCCATTCAACTCAACGACACTCACCCGTCGATCGCGGTGGCCGAGTTGATGCGTCAGTTGGTGGACCTGCACGACATCCCGTGGGATGCCGCCTGGGACGTCACCGTCGAAACGCTGTCGTACACCAACCACACCTTGCTCCCCGAGGCGTTGGAAACCTGGCCGGTCGGCCTGATGGAGCGCATGCTGCCGCGGCACATGCAGATCATCTACCTGATCAACGCCCAGCATATCGACTCGCTGCGGGCCAAGGGCATCCATGACTTCGACGTGCTGCGTGCCGTCTCGCTGATCGAAGAAGACAACGGTCGCCGCGTACGCATGGGCAACCTGGCGTTCCTCGGCTCCCACAGTGTCAACGGCGTATCCGGCCTGCACACTCAACTGATGCGCAGCACGGTGTTCTCCGAACTGCACAAGCTCTACCCGGACCGCATCAACAACAAAACCAACGGCATTACCTTCCGCCGCTGGCTGTACCAGGCCAACCCCAAGCTCACGGCGATGCTGGTGGAGGCACTGGGCCCGGACGTGCTGGATAACCCCGAACAGCGCCTGGCAGACCTGGAACCGTTTGCCGAGAAGCAAGCCTTTCGCAAGGCCTTCGCCGAACAGCGCCTGCACAGTAAGCGGGCACTGGCCGACATCATTCACGAGCGCCTGGGGATTTCGGTCAACCCGGCGGCGATGTTCGATGTGCAGGTCAAGCGGATCCACGAGTACAAGCGCCAGCTGCTGAACCTGATGCACACCGTCGCGCTGTACCAGGCGATCCGGGCCGAGCCGGGCACCGACTGGGTGCCGCGGGTGAAGATCTTCGCCGGCAAGGCCGCGGCCAGCTATCACCAGGCCAAGCTGATCATCAAGCTGACCAACGACATCGCCCGTACCGTCAACAACGACCCTACCGTGCGCGGGTTGCTCAAGGTGGTATTCCTGCCCAACTACAACGTCAGCCTGGCGGAAAGCATCATTCCGGCGGCCGACTTGTCGGAGCAGATTTCCACCGCTGGCTTTGAAGCCTCGGGCACCAGCAACATGAAATTCGGCCTCAACGGCGCGCTGACGATCGGCACCATGGACGGCGCCAACGTCGAGATGCACGAGCGCGTGGGTGCCGACCACATGTTCATCTTCGGCCTCAGTGCCCAGCAGGTGGAAGCGCGCAAACACGCGGGCGAGTTCAACGCCGGGCCAGAGATCGCCGCGTCCCATCGCTTGAATGATGTGCTGCAAGCGATTCGTGGCGGGGTGTTCTCACCGGATGATCCGGGCCGTTATGCCGGGTTGGTGGATTCGCTGATCGACTACGACCGCTTCCTGGTCTGTGCCGACTTCGATTCCTACTGGGATGCCCAGGCGCGGGTCGAGGCCCATTGGCACGACTCCAAGGAATGGTGGCGTTCGGCGGTGCTCAATACCGCGCGCATGGGCTGGTTCTCGTCGGACCGGACCATCCGCGAATACGCGACGGAAATCTGGAAAGCGTTGGATTAG